Genomic DNA from bacterium:
ACCGGAAGCAAGTCGTGCGCGATCCCGACGGCCGCCTGCGCTGGGATCAGGATCGCTCGATGAACGCTCTGATGTCCATCCAGAAACCGAAAGCGGAGACCTGTCTGCGTTGTCATCAGCACAATCACGGCGGAGACTTTTTCGTCGAGAACGAAGTGGCTGGCGCGCTCGGCTACGATCATCCGCGCCTCTTGCATCATGGAGCCAAGCGCGGGAATCCGTGGGCGAAGGGCTATGACGTGCACGCCGACGCGGGGATGCAGTGCATTGATTGTCACGTCACCGCCGGTCACCGCATCGCGCGCGGACTGATGGGAACCGATCTGGTCGGTAATGATCTGCCCGGGGTGGAAGTGAGCTGCACCAAGTGTCACGGCGGCGAGCCGCATTCAACAGGCGAGTTCGCGGCGGAGCTGAATACGCATATCGAGAAACTCTCCTGCGAGGCCTGCCATATCCACGAGCTTCAACCGGACAACATCGTCCTGCGCGACTGGGCCGATCCCGTTTACAATGAGGAAGAAGGACTGTGGACGCCGAGAAACGTTCTGATCTCGGGCGATCCTAAGGAAGCGATGACGTTTCGCTGGTTCAACGGTCAGGGCACGTTCATGGCGGGCGGCTTGGGAGACAATCCCAACGGACAGAAACTCTTTCGCGCGGTTCATACGAATCCCGATCCGTCGTATGCCGATTTCGATTATGCTGCCTACTACGAAGAGCATTTCCGTCCCATCGCGCAGATGGGAACATCGCGGATCTATCCCTTCAAGCGGTTCAACGCGCAGATGTTCGAAGATATGAACAATCAGGGGCCGTTCGGCGGAATGCTCTTGCCCTTCGACTACAACGTGTACTATGAAACGGGCGATCCCAAGGCCGCCGTGTTGAAGGCCGTCGAGCATCCGCTCATTCAGGACATGTACGGCCCGGTGTTCAAGGCCTATATGATGGACAAGTTCATGGCCTATATGGCGGTGGATGGCTGGAACACGAGCTTTGATCCCAATAAAATCGAGCCGCGCTGGATGCGGCAGGATGCCACGCTGATGATCAATCACGGCATTCAGAAGCAAGGCCGAAGCTGCAACGCATGTCACACCCGCGACGGCGGTCTCTTGGACTTCCGCGCTCTTGGCTATCCCGATGACGAAGCCGTCTCTCTGGCCACGCTCATGGAATAGATGCGAGCTCCAGCTTGGCTGCACCTCGGGATAGCACATTGTTCTATACAACAACATAGGGGCGACCTTTCTGGTCGCCCCTATTGGCATTTGAAGGAGGTCCTTCGGCTTCGGAATCTATGTCAGGATGACGATGGAGTCGTTACTTCATCA
This window encodes:
- a CDS encoding nitrite reductase, translated to MPRIKKRWTSAYTWLALLILIVIIGATGRSHLINLVAVPWQNRPARIHFEVETVTDEEFERIAADLVKRYGPEKAGTYLGARVQSYEDGIGFDHVDRFRRAGIRSYEGPETCLACHQTVRVPDERRGWREESLKKNILSTVHFSFNVKRGFSTWGFNGEKVDKLPLGKIDRACGIPGSFTWTGWAALVQSKHGTVYSEGCGQCHIGGQYGPSTGTMLPGYTPTRAEFEAIDCLICHARDYDMNRKQVVRDPDGRLRWDQDRSMNALMSIQKPKAETCLRCHQHNHGGDFFVENEVAGALGYDHPRLLHHGAKRGNPWAKGYDVHADAGMQCIDCHVTAGHRIARGLMGTDLVGNDLPGVEVSCTKCHGGEPHSTGEFAAELNTHIEKLSCEACHIHELQPDNIVLRDWADPVYNEEEGLWTPRNVLISGDPKEAMTFRWFNGQGTFMAGGLGDNPNGQKLFRAVHTNPDPSYADFDYAAYYEEHFRPIAQMGTSRIYPFKRFNAQMFEDMNNQGPFGGMLLPFDYNVYYETGDPKAAVLKAVEHPLIQDMYGPVFKAYMMDKFMAYMAVDGWNTSFDPNKIEPRWMRQDATLMINHGIQKQGRSCNACHTRDGGLLDFRALGYPDDEAVSLATLME